A portion of the Candidatus Pristimantibacillus lignocellulolyticus genome contains these proteins:
- a CDS encoding heme ABC transporter ATP-binding protein: protein MRLQVERLSYSYGEQAIIDDISIHVAAGEFVGIVGPNGSGKSTLLKNLYRALKPDTGTILLDGDDYKMLNTKKIAQKIGVVGQEHTIPFDFNVDEIVAMGRSPYKKLFDVDTKVDQEIVEQALHNVGLTHLAKTNYLDLSGGEKQRVIIARVLAQQTNFLMLDEPTNHLDIQYQLQMFDLIKGLKLTVVSAIHDLNLAALYCDRIYVMKNGQIFTSGTPEEVLTSELLGEVFGIRTHIIVHPLTKKISITYLPASI, encoded by the coding sequence ATGAGACTGCAGGTTGAGCGATTAAGCTATAGTTACGGCGAACAGGCAATAATAGATGATATTTCCATTCATGTCGCTGCTGGTGAATTTGTAGGTATCGTTGGGCCGAATGGGAGTGGTAAATCGACACTTTTGAAGAATTTGTATCGAGCACTGAAGCCAGACACAGGGACGATATTACTTGATGGCGACGATTATAAAATGTTAAACACGAAAAAAATAGCACAAAAAATAGGGGTAGTCGGACAAGAACATACGATACCTTTTGACTTCAATGTTGATGAAATTGTTGCGATGGGCAGAAGTCCATATAAGAAACTATTCGATGTGGATACGAAAGTAGATCAAGAAATTGTAGAGCAAGCTTTACATAATGTTGGTCTCACTCATCTCGCAAAAACGAATTATTTAGATTTATCAGGTGGAGAGAAACAACGTGTCATTATTGCTCGAGTTCTAGCGCAACAAACCAACTTTCTTATGTTAGATGAGCCAACGAATCATTTGGATATACAGTATCAATTGCAAATGTTCGATCTAATTAAAGGTCTGAAGTTAACTGTAGTGTCAGCGATCCATGATTTGAATCTTGCAGCGCTTTATTGCGATCGTATCTATGTCATGAAGAATGGACAGATATTCACTTCAGGTACGCCAGAAGAAGTACTAACTTCAGAATTATTAGGTGAGGTGTTTGGCATTCGAACACATATTATTGTTCATCCGTTAACTAAGAAGATTAGTATTACTTATTTACCAGCTAGTATATAG
- a CDS encoding iron ABC transporter permease — translation MTGSHLTSNRLLRAKQKATNVRFIIIVLAIVALASILLAIGIGPVSVAPKTVLQILISKIPYLTDFIPENWTLLEQNIVWGLRFPRVLLGMIVGASLAVTGVAMQALVRNHLADPFILGVSSGASATATLGMLFGVFAFLGSYALPISAFLGSAITIIIVYTISRVKGRINITQLLLSGVALAMIMDAIKNVITLSAPNALGIHNATFWLSGSLAGARWGYLTLPFVTMLVCVIILMINYRSLNALLLGDETAGTLGYDVRVMQKVLILVASLLAGTTIAVSGSIGFVGLMVPHIARLLVGSDHRKVLPISALMGGILVVWTDVVARIVIAPGELPLGILTALIGGPFFIWLLKKNSKA, via the coding sequence ATGACCGGAAGTCATCTTACTTCAAATCGTTTACTTCGAGCAAAGCAAAAAGCTACAAATGTGAGATTTATTATTATTGTATTGGCAATCGTAGCTCTTGCGTCAATATTATTGGCCATTGGAATCGGTCCTGTCTCGGTTGCTCCAAAAACTGTGTTGCAAATTTTAATAAGTAAAATACCGTATCTTACAGACTTTATTCCGGAAAACTGGACATTACTAGAGCAAAACATCGTATGGGGATTGCGATTTCCTCGCGTTCTGCTAGGAATGATTGTAGGCGCTTCACTTGCAGTTACGGGTGTGGCGATGCAAGCTCTAGTGCGAAATCATTTGGCAGATCCATTTATTTTAGGAGTATCTTCTGGTGCTTCTGCTACAGCAACACTGGGCATGCTTTTTGGTGTATTCGCATTTTTAGGTAGTTATGCATTACCGATCAGTGCATTCCTCGGTTCAGCTATAACGATTATTATAGTATATACGATTTCTAGAGTAAAAGGGAGAATCAACATTACTCAGTTATTACTTTCAGGTGTTGCTTTAGCGATGATTATGGATGCTATAAAAAATGTTATTACGCTTAGTGCACCTAATGCACTGGGTATTCATAATGCAACGTTTTGGTTGTCTGGAAGCTTGGCAGGAGCGCGTTGGGGGTATCTAACTTTACCTTTTGTGACAATGCTCGTATGTGTCATCATTTTGATGATTAACTATCGTTCGTTAAATGCATTATTACTTGGAGATGAGACCGCTGGTACTTTGGGATATGATGTGCGTGTAATGCAAAAGGTATTAATCTTGGTAGCATCGTTATTAGCGGGAACGACGATAGCGGTAAGTGGTTCAATTGGTTTTGTAGGATTGATGGTACCGCATATTGCACGTTTGTTAGTAGGTTCGGATCATCGAAAAGTACTCCCGATTAGTGCGCTTATGGGGGGAATCCTTGTAGTATGGACAGATGTTGTGGCTAGAATTGTCATTGCACCGGGGGAATTACCACTTGGTATATTGACTGCTTTAATCGGTGGTCCATTCTTCATTTGGTTATTGAAGAAAAATTCAAAGGCGTAA
- the nikR gene encoding nickel-responsive transcriptional regulator NikR has protein sequence MDNNKLTRFGVSMDEKLLQKFDDLVEQRSYQNRSEAIRDLVREAILQQTYSDNSEYVAGTILLFYAHHQNGLVNEMMNIQHDYHDQILTTTHLHIDHNNCLEVIVVKGLAHQLKQLSDQLIALKGVFYGKLTVSPLS, from the coding sequence ATGGACAATAACAAATTAACTCGTTTTGGTGTTTCAATGGATGAGAAATTATTACAAAAATTCGATGATCTAGTAGAACAAAGAAGTTATCAAAATCGCTCAGAAGCGATTCGCGATCTCGTGAGAGAAGCAATACTGCAACAGACTTATTCAGATAATAGTGAATATGTAGCAGGAACAATACTATTATTTTATGCTCATCATCAAAATGGACTAGTTAATGAAATGATGAATATTCAACATGATTACCATGATCAAATCTTAACGACAACGCATCTTCACATTGATCACAATAATTGTCTAGAAGTTATCGTTGTCAAAGGATTAGCACATCAATTAAAGCAATTAAGTGATCAATTAATTGCCCTAAAGGGTGTTTTCTATGGCAAATTAACCGTGTCACCTTTGAGTTAA
- a CDS encoding glutamate synthase subunit beta, which yields MSMPTGFMDYQREVPTDRDPLKRVNDWKEFHKHMPEQQLQTQGARCMDCGTPYCHTGIEIANTVSGCPVNNLIPEWNNLVYRGQWKEALNRLHKTNNFPEFTGRVCPAPCEGSCTVGLIGDAVTIKTIEEAIIERGFEEGWVVAQPPKVRTGKKVAVVGSGPAGLATAAQLNKAGHTVTVFERDDRIGGLLTYGIPTMKLEKHVVDRRVTILKEEGINFVTNTEIGKDIPAAELLNQFDAVVLALGATKARSVTIEGSELKGIYPAMDYLNSTIKSYLDSNLDDGNYISAKGKNVVVIGGGDTGTDCVATALRHGCESIVQFGTVAKAPLQRDASKNPWPQFPNVYTLDYAHEEAKAIFGADPRQFSVLTKKFVGDEQGNLKELHTVKIERYIDENGKKIYKELEGTEQVWPVDIALIAIGFEGPEATIIEELTLATDSRSNVKARYGDYRTNIDKVFAAGDVRRGQSLVVWAINEGRQAAKEVDKYLMGSSMLP from the coding sequence ATGTCAATGCCAACTGGATTTATGGACTATCAAAGAGAAGTACCTACAGATCGTGATCCACTGAAACGTGTTAATGACTGGAAAGAGTTTCATAAACATATGCCAGAACAACAACTACAAACTCAAGGTGCTCGCTGCATGGATTGCGGTACGCCATATTGTCATACAGGAATAGAGATAGCAAATACAGTATCTGGTTGCCCTGTAAACAACCTAATTCCTGAGTGGAACAATCTTGTATACCGAGGGCAATGGAAAGAGGCTTTGAATCGTTTACACAAAACGAATAACTTCCCGGAATTTACTGGACGTGTATGCCCTGCTCCGTGTGAGGGCTCTTGCACAGTTGGTTTGATCGGCGATGCCGTTACAATTAAGACGATAGAAGAAGCAATTATTGAGCGTGGTTTTGAGGAAGGTTGGGTTGTTGCACAACCGCCTAAAGTTCGCACGGGTAAGAAAGTAGCAGTTGTTGGTTCTGGTCCTGCTGGATTAGCTACTGCAGCTCAATTGAATAAAGCTGGACACACGGTAACGGTATTCGAACGTGATGATCGTATTGGTGGATTATTAACATATGGTATCCCAACAATGAAACTTGAGAAACATGTTGTAGATCGTCGTGTTACGATATTGAAAGAAGAGGGTATCAATTTCGTTACGAACACAGAAATTGGTAAAGACATTCCTGCTGCAGAGCTTTTGAATCAATTTGATGCGGTTGTTCTTGCGCTAGGTGCTACAAAAGCAAGAAGTGTAACAATTGAAGGATCAGAGCTTAAAGGGATTTACCCTGCAATGGATTATTTGAATAGTACAATCAAAAGTTATTTAGATTCAAATCTTGATGATGGGAACTATATTTCCGCTAAAGGGAAAAATGTTGTTGTCATTGGGGGCGGCGATACTGGTACTGACTGTGTTGCTACTGCACTACGACATGGTTGTGAATCTATTGTTCAATTCGGTACAGTAGCAAAAGCGCCACTACAACGTGATGCTTCGAAAAACCCATGGCCTCAATTCCCTAATGTATATACGTTAGATTACGCACATGAGGAAGCAAAAGCAATATTCGGGGCAGATCCTCGTCAATTCTCTGTCCTTACGAAAAAATTCGTTGGTGACGAGCAGGGGAACTTGAAAGAACTTCATACTGTGAAAATCGAACGTTATATCGATGAGAATGGTAAAAAAATATACAAAGAACTTGAAGGAACAGAGCAAGTGTGGCCTGTTGATATTGCGCTAATAGCAATTGGATTTGAAGGTCCGGAGGCGACTATTATAGAGGAGTTAACACTTGCAACTGACAGCCGTTCGAATGTTAAAGCCCGTTATGGTGATTACAGAACGAACATTGATAAAGTATTTGCTGCAGGAGATGTTCGTCGTGGACAAAGTCTTGTTGTATGGGCGATCAACGAAGGTCGTCAAGCAGCTAAAGAAGTGGATAAGTATCTAATGGGAAGTTCAATGTTACCTTAA
- a CDS encoding dihydrofolate reductase, with amino-acid sequence MSLSLIVAMSQNNAIGLDNKMLWHLPAELAHFKRTTIHKPVLMGRKTFESLGKPLPNRTNIVLTRQQGLTIEGCEIVHSVEEAIEKYGNEELMITGGAEIYKLFMPYVDTMYITKVDVKITNADAFFPCYNENDFHLINSETVLKDEKNNYDFTIHTYNRVK; translated from the coding sequence ATGTCTTTAAGTTTAATTGTTGCAATGAGTCAAAATAATGCGATTGGTTTAGATAATAAAATGTTATGGCATTTGCCTGCCGAGCTTGCACATTTTAAGAGAACAACTATACATAAACCAGTGTTAATGGGTCGTAAAACGTTTGAATCTTTGGGCAAACCGCTACCCAATCGTACCAATATTGTACTAACAAGACAGCAGGGTCTTACAATAGAAGGCTGTGAAATTGTACACTCTGTAGAAGAGGCGATCGAAAAGTATGGAAATGAAGAACTAATGATTACTGGTGGGGCAGAGATTTATAAGCTGTTTATGCCATATGTTGATACGATGTATATAACAAAAGTTGATGTAAAAATTACAAATGCCGATGCATTTTTCCCATGCTATAATGAGAACGATTTTCACCTGATTAATAGCGAAACTGTACTAAAAGATGAGAAAAACAACTATGATTTTACAATTCATACTTATAATCGTGTGAAATAG
- a CDS encoding DinB family protein has product MISLSKETIFRYKDFIEWTETLSVLQEDIWLKPVAKGKASVREIISHLTNWDNYLIYSIIPAVRNGEEMVFPDFDSFNEKAYEYARSGISRNHLLDEFKQTRIQLVEMLLADLDLAVKHVPANGVAICPHTNTPYSLLYIIHEFIEHDIHHKNQILSVT; this is encoded by the coding sequence ATGATTAGTTTAAGCAAAGAAACGATTTTTAGATATAAAGATTTTATAGAGTGGACAGAGACACTAAGTGTTTTACAGGAAGATATATGGCTAAAACCAGTTGCTAAAGGAAAAGCATCGGTAAGAGAAATTATTTCGCATCTAACAAATTGGGATAATTACCTCATCTATTCAATTATACCAGCCGTTAGAAATGGGGAAGAGATGGTCTTCCCAGATTTCGATTCATTTAACGAAAAAGCTTATGAGTATGCTCGTTCGGGAATTTCTCGAAATCATCTACTAGACGAATTTAAGCAAACCCGTATTCAATTAGTAGAAATGCTGTTAGCTGATCTGGATCTTGCTGTTAAACATGTACCCGCAAACGGTGTGGCAATATGTCCACATACAAACACACCTTATTCCTTGCTTTACATTATCCACGAATTTATCGAACATGATATTCATCATAAAAATCAAATATTATCAGTAACCTGA
- a CDS encoding thymidylate synthase, with amino-acid sequence MVSSEQAYLQLLKDVLEKGEKKEDRTGTGTISLFGYQMRFPLGEGFPLLTTKRVPFKLVASELLWFIKGDSNIRYLLENNNNIWNEWAFKRWIESDEYTGPDMTNFAHRALADEQFAAQYEEQLTYFKQQVLSDDVFAAKYGDLGNVYGKQWREWKTTLGDVIDQLSDIIATIKTNPDSRRLIISAWNPEDVPTMALPPCHTMFQFYVSNGKLSCQLYQRSADIFLGIPFNIASYALLTHLIAHECGLEVGDFIHTLGDAHIYVNHLEQIETQLSREPRALPTLELNKDKQSIFDFELSDMQVVGYDPHPTIKAPVAV; translated from the coding sequence ATGGTATCTAGCGAGCAAGCTTATTTGCAGCTATTAAAAGATGTTTTAGAAAAAGGCGAGAAGAAGGAAGATCGTACTGGTACTGGAACTATTTCATTATTTGGTTATCAAATGAGATTTCCATTAGGAGAAGGTTTCCCGTTACTAACGACAAAGCGTGTACCTTTTAAGCTTGTTGCTAGTGAGTTATTATGGTTTATTAAAGGTGATAGTAATATTCGTTATTTGTTAGAAAATAACAATAATATATGGAATGAATGGGCATTCAAACGTTGGATTGAATCCGATGAGTATACTGGACCGGATATGACTAACTTTGCCCATCGCGCGCTAGCGGACGAGCAATTTGCAGCGCAGTATGAGGAACAGTTAACATATTTCAAGCAGCAAGTATTATCAGACGATGTTTTTGCTGCGAAATACGGTGATCTTGGTAATGTATATGGTAAGCAATGGCGTGAGTGGAAAACAACATTAGGGGATGTTATTGATCAGTTATCCGACATCATAGCTACAATCAAAACTAATCCTGATTCTAGAAGATTAATTATATCTGCTTGGAATCCTGAAGATGTTCCAACGATGGCTTTGCCACCATGTCATACGATGTTCCAATTCTATGTATCAAATGGTAAGTTGAGCTGTCAATTGTATCAGCGTAGCGCAGATATCTTCTTGGGGATTCCTTTTAATATCGCTAGTTATGCGCTACTAACTCATCTAATCGCACATGAATGTGGTCTTGAGGTTGGTGACTTTATTCATACTTTAGGTGATGCCCATATTTATGTGAATCACTTGGAGCAAATCGAAACACAACTGTCTCGTGAACCAAGAGCATTACCAACTTTAGAATTAAATAAAGACAAGCAGTCAATCTTTGATTTCGAATTATCCGATATGCAAGTAGTCGGTTACGATCCTCACCCTACGATCAAAGCTCCTGTAGCTGTGTAG
- a CDS encoding acyl-CoA thioesterase, producing the protein MDLEKKTPADSFTLMTQLIFPSDTNHYDTMFGGRLMEYMDKAAAIAAMRHARTRSVTASMDSIDFLAPIMIGEVIEVKAFVSWTHRSSMEIYVTVTAENLFTGEKKRTVNAFFTFVALGENGRPVSVPQLEPQTDFEKQLFEQAPERHELRKKRKLDRKNELN; encoded by the coding sequence ATGGATTTGGAAAAAAAGACACCTGCGGATTCATTTACACTTATGACGCAACTTATATTTCCTTCTGACACGAACCACTATGATACGATGTTCGGTGGACGATTAATGGAATATATGGATAAAGCTGCGGCAATTGCGGCGATGAGACATGCGCGTACAAGATCAGTTACTGCTTCCATGGATAGTATTGACTTTCTAGCGCCGATCATGATTGGTGAAGTTATTGAAGTAAAAGCTTTTGTATCATGGACGCATCGTAGCTCTATGGAGATATATGTAACAGTAACTGCTGAAAATTTATTTACTGGGGAGAAGAAGCGCACGGTTAATGCATTCTTCACGTTTGTTGCATTAGGAGAGAATGGACGACCTGTTTCAGTTCCGCAACTTGAACCACAAACAGATTTTGAAAAACAATTATTTGAGCAGGCTCCAGAACGCCATGAATTGAGGAAAAAACGTAAACTAGATAGAAAAAATGAATTAAACTAA
- the lpdA gene encoding dihydrolipoyl dehydrogenase yields MVVGDASLDIDTLVIGAGPGGYVAAIRAAQLGHKVLCVDKGTVGGVCLNVGCIPSKALISASHQYENVTHASTFGIEVGEAKVDWAQVQSFKDGIVNKLTGGVAALLKANKVEYFNGEVMFINQNEARVFNDQEAPRYRFKNCIIATGSRPIELKAFPYGGRIVSSTGALKLPEIPKSIVVIGGGYIGIELSQMYSNYGTQVTVIEGSDSILPGFDKDVSAVVAKKFKGKGANIITGAQAKAATQTENDVTVTYTVGDKEESITADYLLVTVGRRPNTDGELGLDLIDVKMTDRGLIEVDEYGRTNIPHIYAIGDIVPGLALAHKAMYEGRIAAEHMSGLASAVDYKCIPAVCFSDPEIGSVGISEGEAKAQGLNVKVGKFNYGVNGRAMSLNATEGFVKLIGDAETGLLLGAQIVGLEASNLIAELALGIEMGATIEDIALTIHAHPTLGEIVLDAAEMLLGHPIHAIAKK; encoded by the coding sequence ATGGTAGTAGGAGACGCTTCATTAGATATTGACACTTTAGTCATTGGTGCTGGTCCTGGTGGTTATGTAGCTGCTATTCGTGCTGCACAACTTGGACACAAAGTACTTTGTGTAGATAAAGGAACTGTTGGTGGTGTATGTCTTAACGTTGGATGTATCCCTTCTAAAGCTCTAATCTCAGCTTCTCATCAATATGAGAACGTTACTCACGCTTCAACTTTCGGTATCGAAGTTGGCGAAGCTAAAGTAGATTGGGCACAAGTTCAAAGTTTCAAAGACGGTATTGTTAATAAGCTTACTGGCGGCGTAGCTGCATTGCTTAAAGCAAACAAAGTTGAATATTTCAACGGCGAAGTAATGTTCATTAACCAAAACGAAGCTCGCGTATTTAACGATCAAGAAGCTCCGCGTTACCGTTTCAAAAACTGTATTATTGCGACTGGATCTCGTCCAATCGAACTTAAAGCTTTCCCTTACGGAGGACGTATCGTTTCTTCTACTGGAGCGCTTAAACTTCCTGAAATTCCTAAAAGCATCGTAGTTATTGGTGGAGGCTATATCGGTATCGAGCTTAGCCAAATGTACTCTAACTATGGTACTCAAGTAACTGTAATCGAAGGTTCTGATTCAATCCTTCCAGGATTTGATAAAGATGTTTCTGCTGTTGTTGCTAAGAAATTCAAAGGTAAAGGTGCTAACATCATTACTGGCGCACAAGCAAAAGCTGCAACTCAAACAGAAAACGATGTTACAGTAACTTATACTGTTGGTGATAAAGAAGAGTCAATTACTGCTGATTATCTTCTAGTAACTGTTGGTCGTCGTCCTAATACTGACGGTGAACTTGGTCTAGATCTAATCGATGTGAAAATGACTGATCGTGGTCTTATCGAAGTTGATGAATATGGTCGTACGAATATTCCTCATATCTATGCCATTGGTGATATTGTTCCTGGTCTTGCACTTGCTCACAAAGCAATGTATGAAGGACGTATCGCAGCTGAACATATGTCTGGTCTTGCTAGCGCTGTTGATTACAAATGTATCCCAGCAGTATGCTTCTCTGATCCAGAAATCGGTAGCGTAGGTATTAGTGAAGGCGAAGCAAAAGCACAAGGTCTTAATGTTAAAGTTGGTAAATTCAACTATGGCGTTAACGGTCGTGCAATGAGCTTGAATGCAACTGAAGGTTTTGTGAAACTTATCGGTGATGCTGAAACAGGTCTATTGCTAGGTGCTCAAATCGTTGGTCTTGAAGCTTCTAACTTGATTGCTGAGCTTGCTCTAGGAATCGAGATGGGTGCTACGATTGAAGATATCGCTCTTACAATCCATGCTCACCCTACACTTGGTGAAATCGTTCTTGATGCTGCTGAAATGCTTCTTGGACATCCGATTCATGCAATTGCAAAAAAATAA
- a CDS encoding 2-oxo acid dehydrogenase subunit E2, with product MAKFEYRFPELGEGLHEGEIVKVCITVGQAVTDDDIIMEVQNDKAIVEVPCPVNGKVLEVLMKDGETRKVGEVVAIIEAEGEIPEGLGGSAEEAKEEAPAPAAAATPAAAAAPAVSDNASVLATPSTRKFAREQGVDIKQVAGTGKNGRITREDVSGFGGAPAAAQATEAATAAPAAEAKAAAPVVTGSAYRPEERVPFKGIRKVIAGAMSKSVYTAPHVTIMDEVDVTELVALRSKYKPYAEKKGSKLTYLPFIVKALVSACREFPIMNSTLDEVNQEIVYRKFYNVGIATDTENGLIVPVVEDADRKNLFAIADNIRDLAVKGREGKLAANELRGSTITISNIGSAGGMFFTPVINFPEVAILGTGRISEKAIVRNGELVAAPVMALSLSFDHRLIDGATAQNFMNHIKKLLAQPELFIMEV from the coding sequence GTGGCTAAATTCGAGTACCGTTTTCCAGAGCTAGGTGAAGGTTTGCATGAAGGCGAAATTGTTAAAGTTTGTATTACTGTAGGTCAAGCGGTAACTGACGACGATATCATTATGGAAGTTCAAAATGATAAAGCTATCGTTGAAGTTCCTTGTCCAGTTAACGGTAAAGTACTAGAAGTTTTGATGAAAGATGGCGAGACTCGCAAAGTTGGCGAAGTTGTAGCTATTATCGAAGCTGAAGGTGAAATTCCAGAAGGTCTTGGCGGTTCTGCTGAAGAAGCGAAAGAAGAAGCTCCAGCTCCAGCGGCGGCGGCAACTCCAGCAGCGGCAGCGGCTCCAGCAGTTTCTGATAATGCTTCAGTTCTTGCAACTCCAAGCACTCGTAAATTCGCTCGTGAGCAAGGTGTAGATATTAAACAAGTTGCTGGTACTGGCAAAAATGGCCGTATCACTCGCGAAGATGTTTCAGGATTCGGCGGTGCTCCAGCAGCAGCGCAAGCAACTGAAGCTGCAACAGCGGCTCCAGCAGCTGAAGCAAAAGCAGCAGCACCTGTTGTTACTGGTAGTGCATACCGTCCAGAAGAACGTGTACCATTCAAAGGTATTCGTAAAGTTATCGCTGGCGCTATGTCCAAATCAGTATACACTGCTCCTCACGTAACAATTATGGATGAAGTTGATGTTACTGAACTTGTTGCTCTACGTTCGAAATACAAACCATACGCAGAGAAAAAAGGTTCAAAACTAACTTACCTTCCATTCATCGTAAAAGCTCTTGTATCTGCTTGTCGTGAGTTCCCAATTATGAACTCTACACTTGATGAAGTTAACCAAGAGATCGTTTACCGTAAATTCTATAACGTAGGTATCGCAACAGATACTGAGAATGGTCTAATCGTTCCAGTTGTTGAAGATGCTGATCGTAAAAACTTGTTTGCAATTGCAGACAACATTCGTGATCTAGCTGTTAAAGGTCGTGAAGGTAAGCTTGCTGCTAATGAATTACGTGGTAGCACAATTACAATTTCTAACATTGGTTCTGCTGGCGGTATGTTCTTCACTCCAGTTATCAACTTCCCAGAAGTTGCTATTCTTGGTACAGGTCGTATCTCTGAAAAAGCTATTGTACGTAATGGCGAACTAGTAGCAGCTCCAGTTATGGCTCTTTCTCTAAGCTTTGACCACCGTCTAATTGATGGTGCAACTGCTCAAAACTTCATGAACCACATTAAAAAGCTTTTGGCACAGCCTGAGCTATTCATTATGGAGGTGTAA
- a CDS encoding alpha-ketoacid dehydrogenase subunit beta produces the protein MAQMNMLEAIRDAMRVELTRDPNVVLFGEDVGHVGGVFRVTEGLQKEFGEDRVFDTPLAESAIAGMAVGMGIQGFRPVAEIQFVGFIYEALDQMFVQAARMRYRSGGRYNSPIVFRTPFGGGVKAAELHTDSLEGLAIQTPGIKVVIPSNPYDAKGLMISAIRDNDPVFFMEHLNLYRAFRDEVPEGEYTVEIGKANVVREGSDVTILAYGMMVHTAQKAADELEKQGVKAEVIDLRTLMPLDIDTIVASIQKTNRCIIVQEAQKTSGAAAEIIAQVNEHAILHLEAPVLRVAGPDTVYPYAQIEDQWLPSPARVIAAVNKVLNF, from the coding sequence ATGGCACAAATGAATATGTTAGAAGCAATTCGCGATGCGATGCGCGTAGAACTTACACGTGATCCTAACGTTGTACTCTTTGGTGAAGATGTAGGTCATGTTGGCGGTGTATTCCGTGTAACTGAAGGTTTACAAAAAGAATTCGGTGAGGATAGAGTATTCGATACTCCACTTGCTGAGTCTGCAATTGCTGGTATGGCAGTTGGTATGGGTATTCAAGGCTTCCGTCCGGTAGCAGAAATCCAATTCGTTGGTTTCATCTATGAAGCACTAGACCAAATGTTCGTTCAAGCAGCACGTATGCGTTACCGTTCTGGTGGACGTTATAACTCACCAATCGTATTCCGTACACCTTTCGGTGGTGGAGTAAAAGCTGCTGAGCTTCATACAGATTCTCTTGAAGGTCTTGCGATCCAGACTCCTGGTATCAAAGTAGTTATTCCTTCAAACCCTTACGATGCAAAAGGTCTTATGATCTCTGCTATTCGTGATAATGATCCAGTATTCTTCATGGAACATCTTAACTTGTATCGCGCATTCCGTGATGAAGTTCCTGAAGGTGAATATACAGTAGAAATCGGTAAAGCAAATGTAGTTCGTGAAGGTTCTGATGTAACGATCCTTGCTTACGGAATGATGGTTCATACAGCTCAAAAAGCTGCAGATGAGCTTGAAAAACAAGGTGTGAAAGCAGAAGTTATCGATCTACGTACACTTATGCCTTTAGATATTGATACAATCGTTGCTTCAATTCAAAAAACTAACCGTTGCATTATCGTACAAGAAGCACAAAAAACTTCTGGTGCAGCAGCGGAAATTATTGCACAAGTGAATGAGCATGCTATTCTACACCTTGAAGCACCTGTGCTTCGTGTAGCTGGTCCAGATACAGTGTATCCTTATGCACAAATCGAAGATCAATGGCTTCCAAGTCCTGCTCGTGTAATTGCTGCAGTGAACAAAGTACTAAATTTCTAA